One segment of Runella sp. SP2 DNA contains the following:
- a CDS encoding PKD domain-containing protein, translating to MKKIACILAIVLAGIAKIYAQVPKEAVNAAALKGVFCIDAGTKTSRAGIRIKVPAWTEHIVKFRIEWGNRTENLTVDLPKSSRDTSIVRENDFDLADCMVYKRHEVSVWVSFHPSTKLADYPAPANIFFSNTPTAIITAPAPCVDKLAKFQIKLCPEEGTTTQINYGNGQTESKTNHDYSTTYTSTGSFQGTLSLKNGCVTEAINIPFTINVIDGAVAALADSGSRAISKDTALVCLTNGKAIVRLDASGSKGSVYYYTLSNGIRWVGGTPNTQNATPRIEFSSPGIYTVTLEVENSCKVRSQKVTLVYKVSAAPTLNLPMFPDLCQRTLFKITNPVAGVKYFLNDSLEITAAGVWLDFSDKPYKITASANNECTGNVPVKLERQFWIRGIEKMKITFPRDTTLCVGSPRFALVANTTGGRWLINNQLFQGTSFDPKQKGEFWVKYQQGTPPCAAADSIKITVIGTELRVIDQTVCEQAPSVVLKADLSGGVWSCNGCQIKEDTLFLQGLTASQVMVNYTVRGSMGCPGTATGTVTIGRPRINRLLVKGACVGQAPDVQAEIIGTNQVRWYVNGALASTDLKPRLMLPAGTSNVKLEAGALDCFVSQSVQVEMASPVAPFKILASTTRGCGPLEAVLTVNQPARADVSYRWEKEGQVIATTHQLPPQRLTNSTLQDQKVVYRLIQTSSSGCGNPQTESIEVTVLARPFVQIGIDSTAGRCSPAQFLVTDVSPIKVQRRLLYVNGQLTTFESNEKWLSLPALGDSLTIYTIKLVGINECDTVSDELKLKVYPTRLRMALWMSATEVCVGSSLQLQNTTPGSAEAEVTFLFSDNTRYNGQRVAKTFDKIGTYTVRMIVKLNCVTDTTRPRTVVVVSPPKPSVQLATSTVCPNEPIRLRVSGSGAFVVEPEGLSKDSTNANPIFRFATSGTKTIRVRVYGANRNCYADTLIRVTVRPAPKARGLMLPEAICPSQIVQLQMDMERAATEYEWRISAPQQPVIILKGPQPTVNFTNSGLYDIQVKFSDGTCQDSLQSFNALRVANCQLGFPQVFTPNSDGLSDKWVPFGGEGIKKITYRILDLNGSTIFFEEDVAPNDLTRGWNGMNGQQQPAGEGTYVYQADVYFIGSNKPKREQGTIRLIRDKTN from the coding sequence ATGAAAAAGATAGCTTGCATTTTAGCAATTGTTTTGGCGGGTATTGCCAAAATCTATGCCCAGGTACCCAAAGAGGCCGTAAATGCCGCCGCATTGAAGGGTGTTTTTTGCATAGATGCTGGCACTAAGACGAGTCGTGCAGGCATACGCATCAAAGTGCCTGCTTGGACAGAACATATTGTTAAATTCCGTATAGAGTGGGGTAATCGCACCGAAAACTTGACTGTTGATTTACCAAAATCAAGCAGAGATACCTCTATCGTCAGAGAGAATGATTTTGACTTGGCTGATTGTATGGTGTACAAACGCCATGAAGTATCTGTTTGGGTTTCTTTTCATCCATCTACTAAATTAGCAGACTACCCAGCTCCTGCTAACATCTTCTTCAGCAATACTCCCACCGCTATTATTACTGCTCCCGCACCTTGTGTGGATAAGTTGGCGAAATTTCAAATAAAACTCTGTCCCGAAGAAGGAACTACTACTCAAATCAACTACGGCAATGGCCAAACTGAAAGCAAAACCAATCATGACTACTCGACCACCTACACGAGTACGGGGAGTTTTCAGGGTACGCTTTCGCTCAAAAATGGTTGTGTAACCGAAGCCATCAATATTCCTTTTACAATCAATGTGATTGATGGCGCAGTTGCTGCCTTAGCCGATTCGGGTTCAAGGGCTATCAGTAAAGACACCGCACTGGTATGCCTTACCAACGGCAAGGCCATCGTCCGTTTAGATGCCAGCGGGTCAAAAGGAAGCGTATATTACTACACGTTATCAAATGGTATTCGTTGGGTAGGAGGTACACCCAATACCCAAAACGCCACTCCTCGCATAGAGTTTAGTAGTCCAGGTATTTATACCGTAACGTTGGAGGTAGAAAACAGCTGTAAAGTTCGTTCCCAGAAGGTGACCCTTGTCTATAAAGTTTCGGCGGCTCCTACACTCAATTTACCCATGTTTCCTGATTTGTGCCAACGCACGCTCTTCAAAATTACCAATCCAGTAGCGGGTGTGAAGTATTTTTTGAACGATAGCCTCGAAATCACCGCAGCAGGAGTATGGCTTGATTTTTCGGATAAGCCCTACAAAATCACAGCGAGTGCCAACAATGAATGTACGGGCAATGTACCTGTGAAATTGGAGCGACAATTTTGGATTAGGGGTATCGAAAAAATGAAAATAACCTTCCCACGCGATACTACCTTATGCGTAGGGAGTCCCCGTTTTGCCTTAGTTGCCAATACCACTGGTGGCCGCTGGCTTATCAACAATCAGTTATTTCAAGGTACTTCATTTGACCCCAAACAAAAAGGCGAGTTTTGGGTCAAATACCAACAGGGTACACCACCATGTGCCGCTGCCGACTCGATAAAAATAACGGTCATAGGCACAGAGCTACGTGTGATAGACCAAACCGTATGCGAACAAGCTCCCTCGGTCGTACTAAAAGCCGACCTATCGGGCGGTGTTTGGAGTTGCAATGGTTGCCAAATCAAGGAGGATACGCTGTTTTTACAGGGTCTGACAGCATCGCAAGTGATGGTCAATTATACGGTCAGAGGAAGCATGGGTTGCCCAGGCACAGCCACTGGCACAGTGACAATCGGACGGCCGCGCATCAATCGGTTGTTGGTCAAAGGCGCGTGTGTAGGTCAAGCACCCGACGTTCAGGCAGAGATTATAGGTACCAACCAAGTGCGTTGGTATGTAAATGGTGCATTGGCCTCGACCGATCTAAAACCAAGATTGATGCTGCCTGCGGGTACCTCCAATGTGAAATTAGAAGCTGGCGCACTTGATTGTTTTGTGAGTCAGTCGGTCCAAGTCGAAATGGCCAGTCCCGTTGCTCCGTTCAAAATTTTGGCCAGCACTACCCGAGGCTGCGGGCCGTTGGAGGCAGTCCTGACGGTCAATCAGCCTGCTCGCGCTGATGTATCCTATCGTTGGGAAAAAGAGGGACAAGTCATAGCTACTACTCACCAACTACCGCCTCAACGCCTCACCAACAGCACACTACAAGATCAAAAGGTGGTGTATCGCCTTATTCAAACTTCTTCATCAGGCTGTGGCAATCCACAAACTGAATCGATCGAGGTTACAGTATTGGCTCGGCCCTTCGTGCAAATAGGCATTGACTCGACGGCAGGACGTTGCTCGCCCGCCCAGTTTTTGGTCACGGATGTATCTCCAATAAAAGTCCAACGCCGATTACTATACGTCAATGGGCAACTGACGACATTTGAAAGCAATGAGAAATGGCTGAGTTTACCTGCTCTGGGCGACTCACTGACGATCTACACTATAAAGCTCGTGGGTATCAATGAGTGTGATACTGTCAGCGATGAATTGAAGCTGAAAGTGTATCCTACGCGTCTGCGTATGGCGCTTTGGATGAGTGCCACCGAAGTCTGTGTGGGGAGTAGCCTTCAGTTACAAAATACCACCCCAGGAAGTGCGGAGGCCGAGGTAACGTTTCTGTTCTCTGACAATACCCGATACAACGGGCAGCGAGTAGCCAAAACGTTTGACAAAATAGGTACTTATACTGTCAGAATGATTGTAAAGCTCAACTGCGTCACTGATACTACCCGCCCAAGAACAGTAGTGGTCGTATCTCCCCCAAAGCCCAGTGTACAGTTGGCAACCTCGACAGTTTGCCCCAACGAACCCATTCGTCTACGGGTATCAGGGTCGGGTGCATTTGTGGTTGAACCAGAAGGGCTATCCAAAGACAGTACCAATGCCAACCCTATTTTTCGCTTTGCGACCTCGGGTACAAAAACGATTCGGGTTCGGGTGTATGGTGCAAACAGAAACTGCTATGCCGATACACTCATACGGGTTACGGTACGCCCTGCTCCCAAAGCCCGTGGCCTTATGCTCCCCGAGGCTATTTGTCCCAGCCAAATCGTACAACTACAGATGGATATGGAACGAGCCGCTACCGAGTACGAATGGCGCATTTCGGCACCACAACAGCCTGTAATCATCCTGAAAGGACCCCAACCAACGGTCAATTTTACCAACAGTGGTTTATACGATATACAGGTAAAGTTTAGTGATGGAACTTGCCAAGACTCCCTCCAATCGTTCAATGCGCTGCGCGTAGCCAACTGCCAATTGGGTTTTCCACAGGTATTTACCCCCAATAGCGACGGACTGAGCGACAAATGGGTGCCGTTTGGTGGGGAGGGTATCAAAAAAATAACCTATCGGATATTGGATTTGAACGGCTCAACGATTTTCTTTGAAGAGGACGTTGCTCCCAACGATTTAACGAGGGGATGGAACGGAATGAATGGACAGCAGCAACCCGCAGGTGAAGGCACTTATGTTTACCAGGCCGATGTGTATTTTATAGGCAGCAACAAACCTAAACGCGAACAAGGAACTATCAGATTAATCAGAGACAAAACCAATTAA
- a CDS encoding caspase family protein has protein sequence MKKLIYIAMLLIGVATWAQKPELRIPIGHYGQINDLQESPDGKLLASASADGTIKIWEKNTGILLKTLEGHSREVNSIDFSSDGKTIVSGSSDKTVVLWDVFLGQQVAVLGKHEGSVQFVAYSPDGKFILSMAVANLEAFQKYHHQDIRKFLKTIGNEPIKVWNTSTRKEEENLSNHQTTIKLLHFLPNNDESRKSEGFAQAGVVYGTKYCMKLLMIEKGILSQIIEDKKRDNKKGQNLENYKVIYVPTTSQFMSNSPEDGLEKWEAITNKFSGKIKVDSLITGTKYDSNIKFGAFMDGTITNFQYFTNDKFTVLTSAQKILIIDRFRKETNVFEINTSEKKSYASGNIEGMESILFQFIQSSISYAGVISQLEISKDGQFLLGFSTGTIMLSSKNGLKRKEYEGDGQRNVSAVAWGENDQSILTGHWDNFSKKFNFTNGQFQILHKHSATVSGVKSTSDFDFATSADIPNYNDNNRKETNIWGIDNVLWKRNEATPSVFRINENSIVVCCNSQISNKGKYIATYGKLDEFGGIYLFNIEGKRLARKLDYPKIVDVDNPELMMFLGMRIFSGRFSLFDISPTGNSLVFSNDDSLVAALTNANTQIGVWNVNTGNLLKDINPKEKGLKAIAFSPDGRFLAYGGINEKVTLMDLSNERKNNFKDHTGTIFRLQYSIDGRYLASGSEDQTIVIRDGNTGTYIRTLKGHTGSVNGLDFSKDGKYLLSGSNDHTAKIWSVQTGKELASLISVDSTDWVITSPEGFFDASPGAMKKMYYVQGLETFDLVQLKERYWVPGLMQELLGYTQNGLPPSIKDTRIPLPPAVKLSLKGDVLTIKATKRDGGLGKIVLFIDNIEVETDLRTQKSTNPASGEFVRTLSLKNYQRFLGNGTNLLRVVAYEQSNQISTRGDTISYVLTGAAKNPIEPMVSSGGVTPKAEVKVKKASFYGVTIGANTLGLRYASKDAEVMKQIIEKVAHSFIDTTQGKVKMVLFSQAQPTAFQPTKENIIRYLTELKKVIKPEDYLYFFFSGHGKVFTNKAGENDFAMLLQGIRQESTDLSKTTLSEFVEKNYVLATRNELTKLLNDLPARKKIIVMDACGSESAAQLQADALVMKQNRPNREKALDNMSSRTGIYFLASSATNQASFEHPLYEHGFLTYSLLRGIKSGAATKYFGAEAYLEISTWFNYAEVNTPKVAAAVGQVQQPKFLTPKQAQNDIYLGIVDEATRSSVNLLEGNKLKIGSCSFQDEDLGDILELSDKLNAKLRDESEQSADFWYENTITEGTFSLRGRYKRAVNGMIPVEINLYKGKTLLRKLGVIEIKDDNLLVNQLKEKLMQEAKKKD, from the coding sequence ATGAAAAAGTTGATCTATATTGCTATGCTCCTGATAGGGGTTGCCACTTGGGCACAAAAGCCTGAACTCCGTATCCCGATAGGGCATTATGGACAAATTAATGATTTACAAGAATCACCCGATGGCAAACTTTTGGCCAGTGCGTCCGCCGATGGGACGATTAAGATTTGGGAAAAAAATACGGGCATTCTACTTAAAACGCTCGAAGGGCATAGTAGGGAAGTGAACTCTATTGATTTTTCGTCAGACGGTAAGACGATTGTGTCAGGAAGCTCTGACAAAACTGTGGTGCTATGGGATGTATTTTTAGGGCAACAAGTAGCTGTTTTAGGTAAGCACGAAGGGTCAGTTCAATTTGTAGCCTATTCTCCTGACGGGAAATTTATTCTCTCTATGGCCGTTGCTAACCTCGAAGCCTTCCAAAAGTATCATCATCAAGATATTCGTAAGTTTCTGAAAACAATAGGCAACGAACCCATTAAAGTTTGGAATACGAGTACACGAAAAGAAGAAGAAAACTTATCTAACCATCAGACTACTATCAAGTTACTGCATTTTTTACCCAATAATGATGAGAGTAGAAAAAGCGAAGGGTTTGCTCAGGCAGGTGTTGTCTATGGAACAAAATACTGCATGAAATTACTAATGATTGAGAAGGGTATTCTAAGTCAAATAATTGAAGACAAGAAGAGAGATAATAAAAAGGGACAAAATCTTGAAAATTATAAGGTTATTTATGTACCAACCACAAGTCAATTTATGAGCAATAGTCCAGAGGATGGGCTTGAAAAATGGGAAGCTATTACCAATAAGTTTTCGGGTAAAATAAAAGTAGATAGCCTCATTACTGGGACAAAATATGATTCAAATATAAAGTTTGGGGCCTTTATGGATGGCACTATCACAAACTTTCAATACTTCACCAATGATAAATTCACAGTACTCACATCCGCTCAAAAAATCTTGATTATTGATAGGTTTCGTAAGGAAACAAACGTTTTTGAGATAAATACCTCTGAAAAAAAATCATACGCTTCAGGGAATATTGAAGGTATGGAGTCAATCTTGTTTCAGTTCATCCAATCATCTATAAGTTATGCTGGGGTTATTTCTCAGTTAGAAATTTCAAAAGATGGTCAATTCCTATTGGGTTTCTCGACAGGAACTATCATGCTCTCATCAAAAAATGGTCTAAAACGCAAAGAATACGAAGGAGATGGGCAACGAAATGTAAGTGCTGTTGCATGGGGCGAAAATGACCAAAGTATTTTAACGGGCCATTGGGATAATTTTTCAAAAAAGTTCAATTTCACAAATGGTCAATTTCAAATCTTACATAAACATTCTGCCACAGTAAGTGGTGTTAAATCTACGTCTGATTTTGATTTTGCTACAAGTGCAGATATCCCCAACTATAATGATAATAATAGAAAAGAGACGAATATATGGGGAATTGACAATGTGCTTTGGAAGAGAAACGAAGCTACTCCGTCTGTTTTTCGCATAAACGAAAATAGTATAGTAGTATGTTGTAACTCACAAATATCTAACAAAGGTAAATATATTGCTACCTATGGAAAACTTGATGAGTTTGGCGGTATTTACCTATTCAATATTGAAGGCAAAAGATTGGCAAGAAAATTGGACTATCCCAAAATAGTTGATGTAGACAATCCAGAATTGATGATGTTCTTAGGTATGAGAATATTTTCTGGACGGTTTTCATTGTTCGATATATCTCCTACTGGTAACTCTCTCGTTTTTTCAAACGACGATTCACTGGTAGCTGCTCTTACAAATGCCAATACTCAAATCGGTGTATGGAATGTCAACACTGGTAATTTATTAAAAGACATCAATCCCAAAGAAAAAGGGCTTAAAGCGATTGCTTTCTCGCCCGATGGGCGTTTTTTAGCTTATGGTGGTATTAATGAAAAGGTAACTTTGATGGATCTATCCAATGAGCGAAAAAACAATTTCAAAGACCATACTGGAACTATTTTCCGCCTTCAATATTCAATAGATGGGCGGTATTTGGCTTCTGGTTCAGAAGACCAAACTATCGTCATCAGAGATGGAAATACAGGAACTTATATCAGGACATTAAAAGGGCATACAGGCTCTGTCAATGGCTTAGATTTTTCAAAAGATGGTAAGTATTTATTGTCTGGGTCAAATGATCATACTGCCAAAATCTGGTCTGTTCAGACAGGTAAAGAATTAGCTTCTCTAATATCCGTTGACTCTACCGATTGGGTAATAACCAGCCCTGAAGGCTTTTTTGATGCCAGTCCAGGGGCCATGAAAAAGATGTACTACGTGCAGGGGCTGGAAACCTTTGATTTGGTGCAGTTGAAAGAACGGTACTGGGTGCCTGGGTTGATGCAAGAGTTGCTGGGTTATACACAAAACGGCCTCCCGCCAAGTATCAAAGATACTCGTATTCCTCTACCGCCCGCGGTTAAATTATCGCTCAAAGGAGATGTCCTTACCATCAAAGCCACCAAACGCGACGGTGGATTGGGAAAGATTGTGCTCTTTATAGATAACATTGAGGTAGAAACGGACTTGCGTACTCAAAAGTCAACCAATCCTGCATCGGGTGAATTTGTCCGTACGCTTTCCCTAAAAAACTATCAACGTTTTTTAGGGAATGGCACCAACCTACTGCGAGTGGTCGCTTACGAACAAAGCAACCAAATCAGTACCCGAGGTGACACCATAAGCTACGTGCTCACTGGGGCTGCAAAAAATCCCATAGAACCGATGGTATCGTCGGGCGGAGTTACGCCTAAAGCCGAGGTAAAGGTCAAAAAAGCATCTTTTTACGGAGTAACGATAGGGGCAAATACTTTGGGGTTACGGTATGCCTCCAAAGATGCCGAAGTGATGAAACAGATAATCGAAAAAGTGGCACATTCGTTTATTGATACTACGCAAGGAAAGGTAAAAATGGTTCTCTTTTCTCAGGCGCAGCCAACCGCTTTCCAGCCTACCAAAGAAAACATAATTCGGTACTTGACAGAACTAAAAAAAGTCATCAAGCCCGAAGACTACCTCTATTTTTTCTTCTCTGGGCACGGGAAGGTTTTTACCAATAAAGCGGGCGAGAACGATTTTGCCATGTTGCTGCAAGGCATAAGGCAAGAAAGTACCGACCTGAGCAAAACCACGTTATCGGAATTTGTGGAGAAAAATTATGTCTTGGCCACTCGCAACGAACTCACCAAGCTGTTGAACGACTTACCCGCCCGCAAAAAAATTATTGTCATGGATGCTTGTGGCTCAGAGTCTGCAGCGCAATTGCAGGCCGATGCGCTGGTGATGAAACAAAATCGGCCCAACAGAGAAAAAGCCTTAGACAATATGAGTAGCAGGACGGGGATTTATTTTTTGGCCAGTTCGGCCACCAATCAAGCCTCTTTTGAGCACCCCCTATACGAACACGGTTTTTTGACGTATAGCTTGCTGCGGGGCATAAAATCGGGAGCGGCTACCAAGTACTTTGGAGCAGAGGCATATTTGGAGATAAGTACTTGGTTCAATTATGCCGAAGTCAATACCCCCAAAGTAGCAGCGGCTGTGGGTCAAGTACAGCAACCTAAATTTTTGACCCCGAAGCAAGCCCAAAACGATATTTATTTAGGAATCGTAGATGAGGCCACTCGCAGCAGTGTAAATCTACTCGAAGGAAATAAACTCAAAATAGGCAGTTGTAGTTTTCAGGACGAGGATTTAGGCGACATACTCGAACTAAGCGATAAACTCAATGCCAAACTACGAGACGAGTCCGAGCAAAGTGCAGATTTTTGGTATGAAAATACGATCACCGAGGGCACTTTCTCCCTGCGCGGGAGGTATAAACGAGCAGTCAATGGCATGATTCCCGTAGAAATCAATCTTTACAAAGGCAAAACGCTTCTTCGGAAATTGGGCGTAATTGAAATAAAAGACGACAATTTGCTTGTTAATCAGCTAAAAGAAAAATTGATGCAGGAAGCTAAAAAGAAAGATTAG
- a CDS encoding PorP/SprF family type IX secretion system membrane protein has protein sequence MKNLLVLSLCWLLSGIAFGQDPQFSHFFSSGAYHNPAFVGELGTLRTTTVHRSQWKNLANINSTLFTLDGLFADDKVGLGVTVMHHSQDRWYKRTDLAVPIAFKIWGDTWNVSMAFQVGASFKEFGGLGGLTLVDQYAALNNGSFVANSNDPLASASLQDRYFSAGCGLLFDYFPQVGASRWWLGVAAQQGAYPLKNQSLSHPPRRWSAFRKSIHGGWQLHLKDTNGGHQKTEQREETLSVMFNWRSQYGNQQLDLMAQYTYSPLLLQVGYRGLPLKKAGPYWQQDALMGSVGLRMGRVQFVYTYDLTISGLKGVGSHEIGFTIGLIEPLFKFGAKRDTPCEREDYFYARF, from the coding sequence ATGAAAAATTTGTTGGTTTTGTCGCTTTGTTGGTTGTTGAGTGGAATTGCTTTCGGGCAAGATCCACAGTTTTCGCACTTTTTTAGCTCAGGGGCCTATCACAATCCCGCTTTCGTGGGAGAACTGGGGACTCTCCGCACTACCACTGTACATCGCTCGCAATGGAAAAATTTGGCCAATATCAATAGCACACTCTTTACCTTAGATGGACTGTTTGCAGATGATAAAGTAGGTCTGGGAGTAACAGTAATGCACCACAGCCAAGACCGCTGGTACAAGCGTACTGATTTGGCTGTGCCTATCGCCTTCAAGATTTGGGGCGATACCTGGAACGTGAGCATGGCGTTCCAAGTTGGTGCTTCCTTCAAGGAATTTGGTGGGTTGGGCGGTTTGACGTTGGTAGATCAATATGCCGCTCTCAATAATGGCTCTTTTGTTGCCAATAGTAATGATCCTTTGGCATCGGCCTCGCTGCAAGACCGCTATTTTTCGGCGGGATGCGGTCTTTTGTTTGATTATTTTCCGCAGGTTGGGGCATCGCGGTGGTGGCTGGGGGTAGCTGCTCAACAGGGGGCTTATCCTTTAAAGAACCAATCTTTATCTCATCCACCTCGTCGTTGGAGTGCCTTCCGCAAAAGCATCCACGGAGGCTGGCAACTCCACTTAAAAGATACCAATGGGGGCCATCAAAAAACAGAACAAAGGGAAGAGACACTCTCCGTCATGTTCAATTGGCGAAGCCAATACGGCAACCAACAGTTAGACCTCATGGCGCAATACACGTACTCGCCTCTACTTTTACAAGTAGGCTACCGAGGACTACCGCTCAAAAAAGCTGGGCCTTATTGGCAGCAAGATGCACTCATGGGTAGCGTAGGGTTACGTATGGGGCGAGTCCAGTTTGTTTATACCTACGACCTCACTATCAGCGGCCTCAAAGGCGTGGGAAGCCATGAAATTGGATTTACGATTGGACTTATTGAACCATTGTTTAAATTTGGTGCCAAGAGAGATACCCCTTGTGAAAGAGAAGATTATTTTTATGCTCGTTTTTAA
- a CDS encoding replication initiation protein: MPPKKKLLPVIESDIKLIRKANELVEARYKFDIWETRVFAYMLTLIRHNDVDFREYEINAGDIVKEFKLHDSGLVYDSIKAAGEKLLDKKVGIIRTTEDGRKEQFTTHLVASTATPEEKGDYIKLSFHPALKPFLLELKERYLVYDIRNILSLTSIYSVRLFELLKQYQKIGKRRFSVDELRILLSIDPDEYLLYGHFKGLIKRAEKDLEKHTDIYFTFEEEVIKRKVMFITFFIFENAKNQRAKLNTSESSEILAVETENDSTTDLDRIFEQVKKHVSKAKVKKWISEVSITQIDNAINYTKQHISAGNKVVNIGGFLNTMVYTPNLYNKYTLPSKVVNSQVVHMGRAVNLEKIEIKRTELRKLTEQYRLIAQELENGYFANDPFFKDRIMSKVQNHPYYKRHLTFEENLENESLQGLMSSMIGQEFTEYNTLVSQYSKKVAVLNDELKSLGYRE, translated from the coding sequence ATGCCTCCCAAGAAAAAACTACTCCCCGTCATTGAGTCTGATATTAAACTCATTCGAAAAGCCAATGAGTTGGTAGAAGCTAGGTACAAATTTGATATTTGGGAAACTAGGGTGTTTGCCTACATGCTGACGCTGATTCGGCATAACGACGTTGATTTTAGAGAATACGAAATCAACGCGGGTGACATCGTTAAAGAGTTTAAATTGCATGATTCAGGATTAGTGTATGACAGCATCAAAGCGGCGGGTGAAAAACTGTTAGACAAAAAAGTAGGTATTATCCGCACAACTGAAGACGGAAGAAAGGAGCAGTTTACAACGCACTTGGTGGCTTCTACGGCTACTCCCGAGGAGAAAGGTGATTACATTAAACTTAGCTTTCACCCTGCGCTGAAACCTTTTTTGCTTGAATTGAAAGAAAGGTATTTGGTCTATGATATTCGTAACATATTGAGCCTGACAAGTATTTATTCGGTTCGATTGTTTGAATTGCTAAAACAGTACCAAAAAATCGGCAAAAGGAGATTTAGTGTTGACGAGTTACGAATTTTACTCTCCATTGATCCAGATGAATACCTGTTATACGGACATTTCAAGGGGCTAATCAAACGGGCTGAAAAGGACTTAGAAAAACATACAGATATTTATTTTACGTTTGAAGAAGAAGTGATTAAACGTAAAGTAATGTTTATAACCTTCTTTATTTTTGAAAACGCCAAAAATCAGCGTGCTAAGCTCAATACGTCCGAAAGTAGTGAGATACTAGCGGTAGAGACTGAAAATGACTCTACGACCGATTTAGACCGCATTTTTGAGCAGGTTAAGAAGCATGTCTCAAAGGCCAAGGTGAAAAAATGGATTTCAGAGGTTTCGATTACTCAAATTGATAACGCCATTAACTATACGAAACAACATATTAGTGCAGGCAATAAGGTGGTAAATATTGGTGGGTTTTTGAATACGATGGTGTACACTCCCAATTTATATAACAAATACACCCTGCCTTCTAAGGTGGTAAATTCGCAGGTGGTGCACATGGGGAGGGCTGTGAATTTGGAGAAAATTGAAATTAAACGTACGGAGCTGAGAAAATTGACAGAACAATACCGCTTAATCGCTCAAGAATTAGAGAACGGGTATTTTGCGAATGATCCTTTTTTCAAAGATAGAATCATGAGCAAGGTTCAAAATCATCCCTACTATAAACGTCACTTGACGTTCGAAGAAAATTTAGAAAATGAATCCCTACAAGGACTGATGTCTTCTATGATTGGTCAGGAGTTTACAGAATACAATACATTGGTGAGTCAGTATTCAAAAAAAGTGGCAGTGCTGAACGATGAATTAAAATCGCTAGGGTACCGAGAATAA
- a CDS encoding ParA family protein: MITNEQVLNFLRNKEGLTFTKVEKAASIPKGILSKAMSGERELNQEHLTKLYPVLVSYGWKEFYQSKAKVIAVVNHKGGVGKTTTTLNLGKALVNFGFKVLVIDIDSQGNLSQALGVDNPNKQVMHALIDEEPLPIYPIAPNFDLSPSDLTLASREIDMIRMVLSELQLQRAIAPKLSEYDYILIDCPPALNIFTTSALIAANSCLVTLQPEISALKGVKGLFDHIFQVQRRLNSNLHVEGVLLTMVDARLNIHRDIIDQVQLQLDAFRIFKTQIRLNVALKESQISQVDIFEYDANSKGAKDYLNLAKEIIG; this comes from the coding sequence ATGATTACGAATGAGCAAGTGCTCAATTTTCTTCGCAATAAAGAGGGGTTAACCTTTACGAAGGTGGAAAAGGCAGCCTCTATTCCTAAAGGGATATTATCAAAAGCAATGAGCGGCGAAAGAGAATTGAACCAAGAACACCTTACCAAATTATACCCTGTATTGGTAAGCTATGGTTGGAAAGAATTTTACCAATCGAAAGCTAAAGTCATCGCGGTTGTCAACCACAAAGGCGGAGTAGGAAAAACCACTACAACCCTCAATTTGGGCAAAGCACTTGTTAATTTCGGATTCAAAGTATTAGTGATTGACATAGATTCACAAGGGAATTTGTCGCAAGCATTGGGAGTTGATAATCCAAACAAACAGGTCATGCACGCTCTGATTGACGAAGAGCCGCTCCCCATCTATCCTATTGCGCCGAATTTCGATTTATCGCCCAGTGACTTAACCCTGGCAAGTCGTGAAATCGACATGATTCGTATGGTTTTGAGCGAACTTCAACTCCAACGCGCCATCGCCCCTAAACTCAGCGAATACGACTATATTCTCATTGATTGCCCACCTGCGCTAAATATTTTCACCACGAGCGCTCTAATTGCCGCCAACTCGTGCTTAGTCACTTTACAGCCAGAGATTTCTGCTCTCAAGGGGGTAAAAGGATTATTTGACCATATTTTCCAGGTTCAACGCCGTCTCAATAGCAACCTTCACGTGGAAGGAGTTTTGCTAACGATGGTGGATGCACGTTTGAACATTCACCGAGACATCATCGACCAGGTACAGCTTCAATTGGACGCTTTTCGGATTTTCAAAACGCAAATACGCTTAAACGTCGCCCTAAAAGAGTCTCAAATATCGCAAGTAGACATCTTTGAATACGATGCCAACTCCAAAGGCGCCAAAGACTACTTAAACCTCGCAAAAGAAATTATTGGCTAA